Proteins from one Thermobifida alba genomic window:
- a CDS encoding pyridoxamine 5'-phosphate oxidase family protein, giving the protein MNAAPRSRARRRRDTEHRLAHDVDLWVASASPDGAPYLVPLSFDWDGAALLLATPAHSPTGQNLAATRTVRLGLGHTRDVTVIDGEVEVLDLDTLPPEQGDRFARRTGFDPRESATPYRWFRVRPRRIQAWREVEELAGRDLMRGGRWLV; this is encoded by the coding sequence ATGAACGCCGCTCCCCGTTCCCGTGCCCGGCGTCGCCGCGACACCGAGCACCGTCTCGCCCACGACGTCGACCTGTGGGTGGCCAGCGCCTCACCGGACGGCGCCCCCTACCTGGTGCCGTTGTCCTTCGACTGGGACGGTGCGGCGCTGCTGCTGGCCACGCCCGCCCACAGCCCGACCGGCCAAAACCTGGCCGCCACCCGTACCGTCCGGCTGGGACTGGGGCACACCCGCGACGTGACCGTGATCGACGGTGAGGTCGAGGTCCTCGACCTCGACACGCTGCCGCCCGAGCAGGGCGACCGGTTCGCGCGGCGCACCGGTTTCGACCCGCGTGAATCAGCCACGCCCTACCGGTGGTTCCGTGTCCGTCCGCGCCGCATCCAGGCCTGGCGCGAGGTGGAGGAGCTGGCCGGGCGCGACCTGATGCGTGGGGGCCGCTGGCTGGTCTGA